Proteins encoded together in one Cervus canadensis isolate Bull #8, Minnesota chromosome 7, ASM1932006v1, whole genome shotgun sequence window:
- the FBXO40 gene encoding F-box only protein 40: MGRTRRPPPGQHRHCERCFNRHCHMPVEPSVSCPVINCHLSCGATFHMCKEAEHKLLCPLEQVPCLNSEYGCPLFLSRHKLAKHLQVCPASVVCCSMEWNRWPNVDSETTLHENIMKEIPDEECLDTALALQDQKVLFRSLKMVELFPETREPTEEEPPMNGEASWEEMGGAVGGEDASLLTGCSLSAMNGEVVELSQEEREVLAKTKEGMDLAKFDKWENIFSKEHAASALTSSLASSDSKSSNSPEKEQISSSNRTVEEGAAKGKEPQEDQKQQDFHATIEKTGLAPWQDGVLERLKTAVDAKDYNMYLVHNGRMLIHFGQMPACTPKEKDFVYGNLEAQEVKTVYTFKVPVSYCGKRARLGDAMSCRPSEHKAVDTSDLGITVEDLPKSDLIKTTLLCALERELKGHVISESRSIDGLFMDFATQTYNFEPEQFSSGTVLADLLTTANPNSNTNGLHVELHSECVTRRHNKSSSAFTFTCNKFFRRDEFPLHFKNVHTDIQSCLNGWFQHRCPLAYLGCTFIQNHFRPPGQKAKVIYSQELKTFAIKPEVASELSEGRKNNHFSGCEGKNQNSLTSLPLEVLQYIAGFLDSISLSQLSQVSVLMRSICATLLQERGMVLLQWKKRRYSHGGTSWRVHRKIWQFSSLFSKIKSWEFNEVASMSEHLKSCPFNVVERKTDPILLTSMRQSHEQARETLVTTFRARPRGRHTLH; encoded by the exons ATG GGTAGGACACGCAGGCCTCCACCAGGGCAGCACAGACACTGTGAGAGATGCTTCAACCGTCACTGCCACATGCCTGTGGAGCCCAGTGTCTCTTGCCCAGTGATAAACTGCCACCTGTCCTGTGGTGCTACCTTCCACATGTGCAAAGAGGCTGAGCACAAGCTACTCTGCCCTTTAGAGCAGGTTCCGTGCCTCAACTCCGAATATGGCTGCCCCCTCTTCTTGTCCCGCCACAAGCTGGCCAAGCACCTGCAAGTGTGTCCTGCCAGCGTGGTCTGCTGCTCCATGGAGTGGAACCGCTGGCCAAACGTGGACTCTGAAACAACGCTTCACGAGAACATCATGAAAGAGATCCCTGATGAGGAATGCTTGGACACAGCCCTGGCCCTTCAGGACCAGAAGGTCCTTTTTAGATCTCTGAAAATGGTAGAACTTTTCCCAGAAACTAGAGAACCCACGGAAGAGGAACCTCCTATGAATGGTGAAGCCAGCTGGGAGGAAATGGGTGGAGCGGTGGGTGGGGAGGATGCTAGTTTGCTAACAGGCTGCTCTCTGTCAGCCATGAATGGGGAGGTGGTAGAGTTGAGTCAAGAAGAACGAGAGGTGTTAGCCAAAACCAAAGAAGGGATGGACCTGGCCAAGTTTGACAAGTGGGAAAATATATTCAGCAAAGAGCATGCAGCCTCAGCTTTAACAAGCTCATTAGCCAGCAGTGACAGCAAGAGCAGTAACAGCCCAGAGAAAGAACAGATTTCCAGCAGCAATAGAACGGTAGAGGAGGGAGCTGCCAAAGGAAAAGAACCACAGGAAGACCAGAAGCAGCAGGACTTTCACGCAACCATAGAAAAGACAGGACTTGCCCCTTGGCAGGATGGTGTTCTGGAAAGACTGAAAACAGCTGTGGATGCAAAGGACTATAATATGTACCTGGTGCACAATGGGAGGATGCTTATTCACTTTGGTCAGATGCCTGCTTGTACACCCAAAGAGAAAGACTTTGTTTACGGCAACCTGGAGGCTCAGGAAGTGAAGACTGTTTACACCTTCAAAGTCCCCGTGAGCTACTGTGGGAAGCGGGCTCGCCTAGGTGATGCCATGAGTTGTAGGCCAAGTGAGCACAAGGCTGTCGACACTTCAGATTTAGGGATCACTGTGGAGGACCTGCCCAAGTCAGATCTCATCAAGACCACCCTCCTGTGTGCTTTGGAAAGAGAACTCAAAGGTCACGTCATCTCTGAGTCCAGGAGCATTGACGGGCTATTCATGGATTTTGCTACACAGACATACAATTTTGAGCCAGAACAGTTTTCTTCTGGGACGGTGCTGGCCGACCTCCTAACCACTGCCAACCCGAACAGCAACACGAACGGGCTCCATGTGGAGCTCCACAGTGAGTGTGTGACCAGGAGACACAACAAGAGCAGCTCTGCCTTTACTTTCACCTGCAACAAATTCTTCAGGAGGGATGAATTTCCCCTACATTTCAAGAATGTCCACACAgacattcagtcatgtctcaACGGCTGGTTCCAACACCGATGCCCCCTGGCCTACTTGGGATGTACCTTTATTCAAAACCATTTCCGTCCCCCAGGGCAAAAGGCAAAAGTGATATACAGTCAGGAGCTCAAGACGTTTGCCATCAAGCCGGAGGTTGCTTCAGAGCTGAGTGAGGGAAGGAAGAACAACCATTTCTCAGGTTGTGAAGGAAAAAACCAGAATTCTCTAACCAGCCTGCCCCTGGAAGTCCTGCAGTACATTGCTGGGTTCCTAGACAGCATCAGCCTGTCCCAGCTCTCCCAGGTGTCCGTGCTGATGAGGAGTATCTGTGCCACTTTGTTACAAGAGAGAGGGATggtcctcctgcagtggaagaagAGGAGGTATTCCCATGGAGGCACCTCCTGGAGAGTTCACAGAAAG ATTTGGCAATTCAGCAGCCTCTTCTCCAAAATCAAGAGCTGGGAGTTTAATGAAGTTGCCTCCATGTCTGAGCACCTGAAATCCTGTCCCTTCAATGTTGTAGAACGCAAGACTGACCCGATTCTTTTGACCAGCATGCGTCAGTCCCATGAACAGGCCCGAGAGACCTTAGTCACCACCTTTAGAGCCAGACCACGAGGAAGACACACCTTACACTAA